One window of the Trypanosoma brucei gambiense DAL972 chromosome 3, complete sequence genome contains the following:
- a CDS encoding RNA-binding protein, putative — MTTFKREDLRRVFFSDLSDQCNEDIIHELCTQFGPVANIVWPTSSNLGGTQQMTFCFADFYNAEDAKYCFEALHRSRTKLFGKELRVSHASTDVHQKEIGSRSSNRHVVHELHEIGAKVVVRGVDLSVTEYELTSFFAQFGNFAVPPRMVRDFDGNFRGVVILSYDDFASSDRVIEEMHQKIYRDRPISVTYAELPDGSGRLHGTAEERANAALFREEARKHEERIAREQQEHERERTRKRQQNTSWAAGIDPYARVR, encoded by the coding sequence ATGACCACGTTCAAGCGGGAAGACCTCCGTCGTGTCTTTTTTAGTGATCTCTCTGATCAGTGCAATGAAGATATCATACATGAACTTTGCACGCAGTTTGGGCCTGTTGCCAACATTGTTTGGCCAACGTCAAGTAATCTCGGTGGTACGCAGCAGATgacattttgttttgcggATTTCTACAACGCAGAGGATGCCAAATATTGCTTTGAGGCTCTACATCGCAGTCGCACAAAATTGTTTGGAAAGGAACTGCGCGTTTCCCACGCAAGTACGGATGTGCACCAGAAGGAAATCGGTTCGCGTTCGAGTAACCGGCATGTTGTTCACGAACTGCACGAGATTGGCGCAAAAGTTGTTGTCCGTGGCGTTGATCTTAGCGTAACTGAGTACGAACTGACTTCATTCTTCGCGCAGTTCGGGAATTTCGCCGTCCCCCCACGGATGGTACGCGACTTTGACGGAAACTTCCGAGGTGTTGTCATTCTCTCTTACGATGATTTTGCCTCTAGCGACCGTGTCATTGAAGAAATGCATCAGAAGATATATCGGGATCGTCCTATATCTGTTACCTACGCTGAGCTGCCCGACGGAAGCGGAAGATTGCATGGTACAGCGGAAGAACGGGCGAATGCGGCACTGTTCCGCGAAGAGGCGAGAAAACATGAGGAGCGCATCGCTCGTGAGCAGCAGGAGCACGAACGGGAACGCACACGCAAACGGCAGCAAAACACATCGTGGGCTGCAGGTATCGACCCCTACGCTCGCGTACGTTAG